Proteins co-encoded in one Pogona vitticeps strain Pit_001003342236 chromosome 9, PviZW2.1, whole genome shotgun sequence genomic window:
- the LOC110086521 gene encoding sialic acid-binding Ig-like lectin 13 codes for MASYRRSAIWAKLMKLTMLTACFCKGIESNGIEGFTLTAPASLSVWQGRCLHIPCQFTYRSDSSSMNEDFSAYWLKNQEGAEYCFQGAISGGCVQGLLVATSDDAQRVERSAENRFYLTGNPNKGNCSFIITEAQLEDEGSYYFRIIGDKGLKFSYSTTYGYTSPHVSVTVSEGPQDVKIKVVIINSQTPGSSRKRDLGAKVALEGDTVRLLCTAKGRPSLTLTWKKDKESIGIPKQGNENAYEISSATSKDAGKYKCQAENDFGSATETIHLIVQYPPRFATFSISQIFERDPPLIQDFPRVTVSLVNGSHLVVQEGDSLQLLCKADGNPPATTVWINPMLEKLTDEILELVNLTSKDEGQYLCQTDNFLGSAQGMLTLFVESSGAPEMILPANVDIILLFQLGINKMSCCICVIILCNCWNLNWRKAPK; via the exons ATGGCAAGTTACAGGAGATCTGCAATCTGGGCGAAGCTCATGAAATTGACTATGCTAACTGCCTGTTTCTGCAAAG GTATAGAAAGTAATGGGATAGAAGGTTTCACATTGACAGCAcctgcctctctctctgtgtggcaAGGACGCTGTTTGCACATCCCCTGTCAGTTCACCTACAGAAGTGACTCCTCTTCCATGAATGAGGACTTCTCTGCCTACTGGCTGAAGAACCAGGAAGGAGCTGAATACTGTTTTCAGGGAGCCATTTCTGGAGGCTGTGTTCAAGGTCTTCTCGTAGCAACCAGTGACGACGCACAGCGGGTTGAGAGATCTGCTGAGAACCGTTTCTACTTGACCGGAAATCCAAACAAAGGGAACTGCTCCTTCATCATTACAGAAGCCCAGTTAGAAGACGAGGGGTCCTATTACTTCAGAATTATAGGGGACAAGGGCTTAAAGTTCAGTTATTCTACCACGTATGGATACACATCACCTCATGTTTCTGTGACAG TTTCAGAAGGACCTCAGGATGTGAAAATCAAAGTGGTCATAATAAATTCTCAAACGCCTG GATCCTCACGGAAAAGAGATTTGGGTGCTAAGGTGGCCCTGGAAGGTGACACAGTTAGGCTGCTCTGTACAGCTAAGGGCAGGCCAAGCCTCACCTTGACTTGGAAGAAGGACAAAGAAAGTATCGGCATTCCCAAGCAGGGCAATGAGAACGCCTATGAGATTTCTTCAGCCACATCGAAGGATGCTGGAAAGTATAAATGCCAGGCAGAAAATGACTTTGGCTCAGCCACAGAGACTATCCACCTAATAGTGCAAT ACCCTCCACGATTTGCAACGTTCAGCATTTCCCAGATTTTTGAAAGGGACCCACCGCTCATTCAAG ATTTCCCCAGGGTGACAGTCTCTCTGGTCAATGGCTCCCACCTGGTGGTTCAAGAAGGTGACTCATTACAGCTACTCTGCAAGGCAGATGGCAACCCTCCAGCTACAACAGTTTGGATCAATCCAATGTTGGAGAAGCTCACAGATGAAATATTAGAACTTGTCAATTTGACCTCCAAAGATGAAGGCCAATACCTGTGCCAGACAGACAACTTTCTCGGTTCTGCTCAGGGGATGTTGACGCTGTTTGTAGAAT CTTCAGGAGCTCCCGAAATGATTCTTCCTGCAAATGTTGATATCATACTTCTCTTTCAGCTAGGCATAAACAA GATGTCTTGCTGTATCTGCGTCATCATCCTTTGCAACTGTTGGAATTTAAACTGGAGGAAAGCTCCAAAGTAA
- the GPR33 gene encoding putative G-protein coupled receptor 33 yields the protein MDTSNMSVLLGNSSVRGMNVSTSHFPAAIKPLNLFIACFVSVSFLVGTTVNGLFLWVLGVKMKRTINTLWFLHLILIHLISSSYMPFFVAYILLGSHWAFGKALCKVLNFSSSLGMFTTVFLLTIVSLDRYLLTCHPIWSQHNRTISRAQKLITGTWLVSFALSAPYLFFRETQETTEGKIQCVNNYALSNNWEAVEMQAFRNRVHLVFFVVRVLLAFAIPLFIIAGCYYSIGWKMKKKKLTRTGKPFKVLTAAVASFFICWFPYHLSQASLVFQASEQMVKILQLMSIIGVCLNFCFTPVLYLFVGEKFQQVFKTSVLVLLQKGFADASIIPEGNINPSEEVHHCVS from the coding sequence ATGGACACCAGTAACATGTCCGTCCTTCTGGGGAATTCCTCAGTTAGAGGAATGAATGTCAGCACCAGCCACTTTCCTGCAGCCATAAAGCCACTGAACCTCTTCATTGCCTGCTTTGTGTCAGTTTCCTTCCTAGTAGGAACAACAGTGAATGGGCTCTTCCTCTGGGTACTAGGGGTGAAGATGAAAAGGACAATCAATACTCTCTGGTTTCTCCATCTGATTCTTATTCATTTGATCTCTTCTTCCTACATGCCTTTCTTTGTCGCCTACATCCTTCTTGGTTCACACTGGGCTTTTGGCAAAGCTCTGTGTAAGGTTCTCAACTTCTCGAGTTCTCTAGGAATGTTCACCACAGTCTTCCTTCTCACCATCGTCAGTCTGGACCGCTACCTGCTCACCTGCCACCCTATCTGGTCCCAGCACAATCGCACAATATCTCGAGCACAGAAACTGATCACAGGAACATGGCTGGTTTCCTTTGCCTTGAGCGCCCCTTACCTATTTTTTCGAGAGACTCAAGAGACAACTGAGGGCAAGATTCAGTGTGTCAACAATTATGCCTTATCCAATAACTGGGAGGCAGTTGAAATGCAGGCCTTCAGGAATCGTGTTCATTTGGTTTTCTTTGTTGTTCGGGTTCTGTTGGCTTTCGCAATTCCTCTCTTCATCATAGCGGGTTGCTATTATTCTATCGGttggaaaatgaagaagaaaaagttaaCAAGAACTGGGAAGCCCTTCAAAGTCCTCACAGCTGCTGTGGCATCGTTCTTCATCTGCTGGTTTCCATACCATCTCTCACAAGCTTCACTGGTATTTCAGGCATCTGAACAAATGGTGAAGATCCTGCAGCTAATGTCTATCATTGGCGTCTGCCTCAACTTCTGTTTTACTCCCGTTCTGTATCTTTTTGTTGGAGAAAAATTCCAGCAGGTCTTCAAGACATCTGTCCTTGTGCTGCTTCAAAAAGGTTTCGCAGATGCTTCCATCATCCCTGAAGGCAATATCAATCCTAGTGAGGAAGTTCACCATTGTGTTTCTTAA